Proteins co-encoded in one Cytobacillus sp. NJ13 genomic window:
- a CDS encoding M14 family zinc carboxypeptidase gives MKKKSLWKVLSSAALAASILVPQVGFAEGAKPVTEENVSINGFIDYAEMKEKLSQIEKSSNGQVQVESAGKTNQGRDIFTARVGHGDKVVLVQSEIHGNEKTGTVALLNILQYLGSSQSADAKRIREELTIVAIPMMNADGSELDRRGNVMTWEEVQEQFPQLHNAQPTWNYYTRTLQGDDYSAAPGFDVNRDFNPDLNYVPKVEDFPGNSSTPGWYITPESQTVRDVYKSLQEEFGNVEVFLDLHHQNFYKIEGTDEDVTMSISADFVPNPSSAEGAKYSQYAENYRFDFSRQLNVALYDALQEKGNSVFTNISLYDQDLDLPGTALGSFALNGSGVVLFEVKGQTHNYGQKMKGQLVKTVETGVMGIINGVADGSVYDLNPEEYNEIPNRVPIR, from the coding sequence ATGAAGAAAAAATCACTATGGAAAGTACTTAGTTCAGCGGCACTGGCAGCTTCGATTCTCGTACCCCAAGTCGGCTTTGCTGAAGGCGCAAAGCCAGTGACAGAAGAAAATGTCTCAATTAATGGTTTTATTGATTATGCAGAAATGAAGGAAAAGCTAAGTCAAATAGAAAAGTCATCAAACGGCCAGGTTCAGGTTGAATCAGCGGGAAAAACAAATCAGGGGAGAGATATCTTTACAGCACGAGTGGGCCATGGAGATAAAGTGGTACTGGTGCAGAGCGAAATTCATGGCAATGAAAAGACCGGCACTGTCGCGCTGCTGAATATTCTTCAATATTTAGGTTCAAGTCAATCAGCAGATGCGAAAAGGATTAGAGAAGAATTAACGATTGTCGCAATCCCGATGATGAATGCCGATGGTTCCGAATTGGACAGGCGCGGCAATGTAATGACCTGGGAAGAGGTTCAGGAACAGTTTCCTCAATTACATAATGCACAGCCCACCTGGAATTATTACACACGCACCCTTCAGGGGGACGACTATTCTGCAGCGCCGGGATTCGATGTAAACCGTGACTTTAACCCTGACTTAAACTATGTTCCGAAGGTGGAGGACTTCCCTGGCAATTCAAGCACTCCAGGCTGGTATATTACGCCTGAATCGCAAACAGTCCGGGATGTTTATAAGAGTCTTCAAGAGGAATTTGGTAATGTTGAAGTCTTTTTAGATCTTCATCACCAAAATTTTTATAAGATTGAAGGAACAGATGAAGATGTAACAATGTCCATTTCAGCAGACTTTGTTCCGAATCCAAGTTCTGCGGAGGGAGCAAAGTATAGCCAATATGCGGAGAATTATCGCTTTGATTTCTCACGCCAGTTAAACGTTGCCCTTTATGATGCACTTCAGGAAAAAGGAAATTCAGTGTTTACCAATATTTCTTTATATGACCAGGACTTAGACTTGCCTGGAACTGCCTTGGGCTCCTTTGCCCTGAACGGAAGCGGGGTTGTCCTATTTGAGGTAAAAGGGCAGACACATAACTATGGACAAAAGATGAAAGGTCAGCTGGTTAAGACAGTAGAAACAGGTGTCATGGGGATTATCAATGGCGTAGCGGATGGCAGTGTGTATGATTTGAATCCGGAAGAATATAATGAAATCCCTAACAGGGTGCCAATTCGTTAA
- a CDS encoding DUF600 domain-containing protein — MKVFEDYLSEIQTDMVAICLEYVENKADEIFIYCSYEPEMYVFDFFYRINGKIVHKHQLNDAIKELDSQQNQIYDVLRERQKSTLKIGNQNLKQIHKKCEDFNKEMPTEMKLYYNVKQNSLKGKYRYNLVYTKDDELLPDDIFDLWFEEMKKTDL; from the coding sequence GTGAAGGTATTTGAGGATTATTTATCAGAAATACAAACAGACATGGTGGCTATTTGTTTAGAGTATGTCGAAAATAAAGCAGATGAAATCTTTATTTATTGTTCATATGAACCCGAAATGTATGTTTTTGATTTTTTCTATAGAATTAACGGAAAAATTGTCCATAAACATCAACTTAATGATGCAATAAAAGAGTTAGACAGTCAACAAAATCAAATTTACGATGTTTTGAGAGAAAGACAGAAGTCAACATTAAAAATTGGTAATCAAAATTTAAAGCAAATCCATAAGAAATGTGAAGACTTCAATAAAGAAATGCCTACAGAGATGAAATTATATTACAATGTAAAACAAAATAGTTTAAAAGGAAAATATAGATATAATTTAGTTTATACGAAAGATGACGAACTATTACCTGATGATATCTTTGATTTATGGTTCGAAGAAATGAAAAAAACTGATTTGTAA
- a CDS encoding immunity 70 family protein — MAVGFKVKYYWYQVGHGDFLHSFFSTISYHLEQNGWGTRYPCLLNELYNGKLENKNIDCAITELEAIKKNLQNYCPSQVIWDIEDLSKRPPWGDNFSKDITNLSNYFITSEGEDLIDLLMKALEKGLKTNSDVNIESL; from the coding sequence ATAGCTGTAGGATTTAAGGTGAAATATTATTGGTATCAAGTTGGACATGGCGATTTCTTACACTCGTTTTTCTCAACAATAAGCTATCATTTAGAGCAAAATGGATGGGGTACTAGGTATCCCTGCTTATTAAATGAACTCTATAACGGGAAACTGGAGAATAAGAATATTGACTGTGCAATAACTGAATTAGAAGCAATAAAAAAGAATTTGCAGAACTATTGCCCATCACAAGTAATATGGGATATTGAAGACCTATCTAAAAGGCCACCATGGGGTGATAATTTCAGTAAGGATATTACAAATTTATCTAACTACTTTATAACAAGTGAGGGTGAGGACTTAATAGATCTGTTAATGAAGGCATTAGAAAAGGGACTAAAGACTAATTCTGATGTTAATATAGAAAGCTTATAA
- a CDS encoding DUF1851 domain-containing protein, with translation MVTIFSDFIKHEKVDEDVILKYEDDLPEELIRIWKEYGFGTFANDFLKIINPDEYLDVLERSYLRYDQAIPIFTTAMGDIIVWEKGKYVNLLNFRKGYVNVISSGFEFFFDDLEDNDFMDEELMWQPYPEAISKYSAPNYDECFGYTPLLGLGGAEKVENLKKVKLKEHVLIITEFMGPIQ, from the coding sequence TTGGTAACTATATTTAGTGATTTTATAAAACATGAGAAAGTTGATGAAGATGTAATTTTAAAATATGAGGATGATCTTCCTGAAGAATTAATAAGAATATGGAAAGAATATGGTTTTGGTACTTTCGCAAATGACTTTTTAAAAATTATTAATCCAGACGAATATTTAGATGTTTTAGAGAGAAGTTATCTAAGGTATGACCAGGCTATTCCTATTTTTACAACCGCAATGGGAGATATTATAGTTTGGGAAAAAGGAAAGTATGTAAATTTATTAAACTTTAGGAAAGGATATGTTAATGTTATTTCATCCGGATTTGAATTCTTTTTTGATGACTTAGAAGATAATGACTTTATGGACGAAGAGTTAATGTGGCAGCCTTATCCTGAAGCGATTAGTAAGTACAGTGCCCCTAACTATGATGAGTGTTTCGGATACACTCCCCTATTAGGTTTAGGAGGAGCAGAAAAAGTAGAGAATCTAAAAAAAGTCAAATTGAAGGAACATGTTCTTATTATTACTGAATTTATGGGACCAATTCAATAA
- a CDS encoding T7SS effector LXG polymorphic toxin: MLVRGSPLFQLSYGRRRFILKVLDARELHGGLKELHSSLHSLEEQIRNIARDVEGITSLEDSFGGEGAAAIQAFFRECHSPFLFFFEGYLADYQNTLKRIASSLQMLEPASNGFISQSFLDGEAVQGLVKTESITTSLTEETNAVMQKVSDIVSLPHLQDGEFSAHVRRAELHRRNTVDDLITFDGQQTLTLDPIEQDLHLMQTYIDEISSLFQSGNLSVSGYSVKQLHSSPIYGELLEGIRLKAENSMRSPEFLKELGVTALGQILPPGAYSIWAIWQSTYERKTIQYQLRALKALAELNSNEISPEEFTSLSGREILTVEVIDEHGIGSQNQGGKFHLYEDGRIVREFYGEKGTAYEFVDSIPEDRVGGVRELDSIADGTPLEILEYLSLAAVVRKQGTKVIRKSINKADFDALVRILKEEKGHVVLPGKKAGKGKVKHLKDLPRIKEVEVNFKRNIKHDSEEFTRQLKDQEKGMNELTVDEYLKNRDRYIAEGRALEGNAAQKMARQEALKDKIAELRKQGLSRATATKQASEWLETKAALHNPDQIAGGRVDIIGGLGDRRVNSSIGSQWKYRIDVVDEQISEIARNMSPEQLKNTYLNVKLTQ; this comes from the coding sequence ATGCTAGTGAGGGGCTCACCTCTATTCCAGTTGTCGTATGGCAGGAGGCGATTTATACTGAAGGTATTAGATGCAAGGGAGTTACATGGCGGATTGAAGGAGCTTCATTCCAGTCTGCACTCCTTAGAAGAGCAGATAAGAAACATTGCACGTGATGTAGAAGGGATTACTTCGCTTGAGGACTCCTTTGGGGGAGAGGGAGCAGCCGCTATTCAGGCTTTCTTCCGGGAATGTCATTCTCCTTTTCTCTTTTTTTTTGAAGGGTATCTTGCAGACTATCAAAATACTTTAAAAAGAATAGCTTCTTCACTTCAGATGCTCGAACCGGCAAGCAATGGATTCATCAGTCAGAGCTTTTTGGATGGAGAAGCGGTACAGGGCCTGGTAAAAACAGAATCTATCACCACAAGCCTAACAGAAGAGACAAATGCGGTAATGCAGAAAGTTTCTGATATTGTCAGTCTCCCTCACCTGCAGGATGGGGAGTTTTCGGCACATGTAAGGAGAGCGGAACTTCACCGGAGAAATACGGTTGATGATCTTATTACCTTTGATGGCCAGCAAACACTGACACTTGATCCAATTGAGCAGGATCTTCATCTGATGCAGACCTACATCGATGAAATCTCCAGCCTCTTTCAGAGTGGAAATCTCAGTGTTTCCGGCTATTCCGTTAAGCAGCTTCACTCCAGCCCTATTTATGGAGAGCTTTTAGAAGGCATCAGGCTTAAAGCAGAAAATTCCATGCGCTCACCGGAATTCCTTAAAGAACTGGGCGTGACTGCCCTGGGTCAGATTCTGCCGCCTGGTGCTTATTCCATTTGGGCTATCTGGCAGAGCACATATGAAAGAAAGACAATCCAATATCAGTTAAGAGCCTTGAAAGCTTTAGCAGAGCTGAACAGTAACGAAATCAGCCCAGAGGAATTCACCTCTTTGAGCGGCCGAGAGATCCTGACTGTTGAAGTCATAGATGAGCATGGCATCGGCAGCCAGAATCAGGGCGGCAAGTTTCACCTGTATGAAGACGGCCGTATTGTCCGGGAATTCTATGGAGAAAAAGGAACAGCTTACGAATTCGTCGACTCCATTCCAGAGGACCGCGTGGGAGGAGTGCGGGAACTGGACTCCATAGCTGACGGTACACCGCTTGAAATTCTCGAATACCTGTCGCTGGCGGCTGTTGTCCGAAAACAAGGAACCAAGGTCATACGGAAGAGCATCAATAAGGCCGACTTTGATGCGCTTGTCAGGATATTGAAAGAGGAAAAGGGCCATGTGGTCTTGCCGGGGAAGAAGGCTGGTAAGGGTAAAGTAAAGCATTTAAAAGATTTACCTAGAATTAAAGAAGTTGAGGTTAACTTTAAAAGAAATATTAAACATGACTCCGAAGAGTTTACTAGACAATTAAAAGACCAAGAAAAAGGCATGAATGAATTAACGGTTGACGAGTATTTGAAAAATAGAGATAGGTATATTGCAGAAGGTAGAGCCTTAGAAGGAAATGCAGCTCAAAAAATGGCTAGACAAGAAGCACTTAAAGATAAAATTGCTGAACTGCGAAAACAAGGACTCTCAAGAGCAACTGCGACAAAGCAAGCTTCTGAATGGCTGGAAACAAAAGCAGCACTTCATAATCCAGATCAAATAGCTGGAGGAAGAGTAGACATTATTGGAGGTTTGGGAGATAGAAGGGTAAATTCCTCGATAGGTTCACAATGGAAATATAGAATTGATGTAGTTGATGAGCAAATTAGTGAAATTGCTAGGAATATGTCACCTGAGCAGCTAAAGAATACTTATTTAAATGTGAAATTAACTCAATGA
- a CDS encoding DUF5082 family protein, which translates to MSLGYYYSLLAKKQNELQRLLACEEELHGKQQEFNHYRHTVTKPELSPFTWQGKLAYEFEDIRFEQMLTSYTDIESNQFHEVFSALSRKLQQIQQEIDSIKQTIASLEAQLAAEKSKK; encoded by the coding sequence ATGTCTTTGGGGTATTATTACAGCTTATTGGCGAAGAAACAAAATGAGCTGCAGAGACTGCTGGCCTGTGAGGAAGAGCTGCATGGAAAACAGCAGGAGTTTAACCACTATCGGCATACCGTCACCAAGCCGGAGCTTTCTCCTTTCACCTGGCAGGGAAAGCTGGCATATGAATTTGAGGATATCCGGTTTGAACAAATGCTTACGAGTTACACCGACATTGAGTCAAATCAGTTTCATGAGGTGTTTTCAGCTTTAAGCCGGAAGCTGCAGCAGATTCAACAGGAAATCGATTCTATCAAACAAACGATTGCTTCCCTGGAAGCGCAGCTTGCAGCAGAGAAGTCGAAGAAATAA
- a CDS encoding YwqI/YxiC family protein — MDTEIKLRISDIEQALSKLQTSANGLQPSLPSTIGENNVLDFINKLSALNIQLQQVTEAYKSVLLQNEETTRQSVQFLDESDRLLSRGIHGGAERRMP, encoded by the coding sequence ATGGATACTGAGATTAAGCTAAGGATAAGTGATATAGAACAGGCACTCTCAAAACTTCAAACCTCCGCTAACGGGCTCCAGCCATCCCTTCCATCCACTATTGGAGAGAATAATGTCCTTGATTTCATTAATAAATTGAGTGCTTTAAATATCCAGCTTCAGCAGGTGACAGAGGCGTATAAGTCTGTATTGCTCCAAAACGAAGAAACAACCAGACAATCCGTGCAATTCTTAGATGAATCGGATCGGCTGCTTTCCAGAGGTATACATGGCGGAGCCGAAAGAAGAATGCCTTAG
- a CDS encoding DUF4317 domain-containing protein, producing the protein MNKKDIAQIRKQFKLNNDLLKISDIFNVYIMKESSEIYHYESQPFEMLDQDQQELFMDNFKKLLGGQLDEKLFELKFQRDAENSSQLILHQGLLSSDAEGWMEQMLQIVGKMLGIRQYEKDIVVTFIRGEYLKPMKLRNAEAEESERDAVYSHPFILCSINNTQEPKKELLFDYVEKEFKYHFTVDPIINLKAPISGFLFPCFTDHAADVNHVLYSAGKVHEPDHQFIEDVLNGEETMTAQDDKIVFEEIIKDVTGDQLSTSTLSSVYEEINRMIVENEEDEPPKLDSKDVERVLKVSGLEDINSEKVQSAYQKIIDDDKYEIKANSVLPKFNSKSIKISTKAANIAICPQDLRYVKQVHFDGKLYLMIEVEEDTVIEGFTMIPETFGGGPDKE; encoded by the coding sequence GTGAACAAAAAAGACATCGCACAGATTCGGAAACAATTTAAGTTAAATAATGACTTACTAAAGATCTCAGATATTTTTAATGTCTATATTATGAAGGAATCAAGCGAGATTTATCATTATGAGAGCCAGCCTTTTGAAATGCTGGACCAGGATCAGCAGGAGCTATTTATGGATAACTTCAAAAAACTGCTTGGCGGCCAATTGGATGAAAAGCTCTTTGAATTAAAGTTTCAGCGGGATGCCGAAAACAGCAGTCAGCTCATCCTGCATCAAGGATTGCTAAGCAGTGATGCTGAAGGCTGGATGGAACAAATGCTTCAGATTGTCGGCAAAATGCTGGGAATCCGGCAATATGAAAAGGATATTGTCGTTACATTCATTCGCGGGGAGTATCTTAAGCCAATGAAACTCCGCAATGCAGAAGCCGAGGAAAGTGAACGGGATGCCGTATATTCTCATCCCTTTATTCTTTGCAGCATAAATAACACGCAGGAACCGAAGAAAGAACTGCTTTTTGACTATGTCGAAAAGGAATTTAAATATCACTTTACTGTTGATCCGATTATCAACCTCAAGGCACCCATTTCAGGGTTCCTATTTCCTTGCTTCACCGATCATGCAGCTGATGTCAATCACGTCTTGTATTCAGCAGGCAAGGTCCATGAGCCCGACCACCAGTTCATAGAGGACGTTTTAAACGGGGAAGAAACGATGACGGCGCAGGATGATAAAATCGTTTTTGAGGAAATTATTAAAGACGTAACAGGTGATCAGCTAAGCACATCAACACTTTCCAGCGTATATGAAGAGATTAACCGGATGATCGTGGAAAACGAAGAGGATGAACCGCCGAAGCTGGATTCCAAAGACGTAGAACGTGTTCTAAAGGTGAGCGGTCTCGAAGATATTAATTCAGAAAAGGTCCAATCCGCTTATCAAAAAATCATCGACGATGACAAATATGAAATAAAGGCAAACAGCGTCCTTCCCAAATTTAATTCAAAATCAATAAAAATCAGCACGAAGGCAGCTAACATAGCCATCTGCCCACAAGATCTTCGATATGTAAAACAAGTCCATTTTGACGGCAAGCTTTACCTGATGATCGAAGTGGAAGAAGATACCGTGATTGAAGGCTTCACGATGATTCCCGAAACTTTTGGCGGGGGCCCGGATAAAGAATAA
- the groL gene encoding chaperonin GroEL (60 kDa chaperone family; promotes refolding of misfolded polypeptides especially under stressful conditions; forms two stacked rings of heptamers to form a barrel-shaped 14mer; ends can be capped by GroES; misfolded proteins enter the barrel where they are refolded when GroES binds) has translation MAKEIKFSEEARRAMLRGVDSLANAVKVTLGPKGRNVVLEKKFGSPLITNDGVTIAKEIELEDAFENMGAKLVAEVASKTNDVAGDGTTTATVLAQAMIREGLKNVTAGANPMGIRKGIEKAVVTAVEELKAISKPIENKESIAQVAAISAADNEVGQLIAEAMERVGNDGVITIEESKGFTTELDVVEGMQFDRGYASPYMVTDSDKMEAVLENPYILITDKKITSIQEILPVLEQVVQQGKPLLLVAEDVEGEALATLVVNKLRGTFNAVAVKAPGFGDRRKAMLEDIAILTGGEVITEELGRDLKSATIDSLGRASKVVVTKENTTIVEGAGDSAQIGGRVNQIRTQMEETTSEFDREKLQERLAKLAGGVAVVKVGAATETELKERKLRIEDALNSTRAAVEEGIVSGGGVALLNVYKKVAAIQADGDEATGINIVLRAMEEPVRTIAHNAGLEGSVIVDRLKREAVGTGFNAATGEWVNMIEAGIVDPTKVTRSALQNAGSVAAMFLTTEAVVADKPEENAGPAMPDMGGMGGMGGMM, from the coding sequence ATGGCTAAAGAGATTAAATTTAGTGAAGAAGCTCGCCGCGCGATGCTTCGCGGTGTGGATTCCCTTGCAAATGCGGTAAAAGTAACTCTTGGACCTAAAGGACGCAACGTGGTTCTTGAGAAGAAATTCGGTTCTCCGCTTATCACCAATGATGGTGTAACAATTGCGAAAGAAATCGAACTTGAAGATGCTTTCGAAAACATGGGAGCGAAGCTTGTTGCTGAAGTAGCAAGCAAAACAAATGATGTTGCCGGTGACGGTACAACAACTGCAACTGTTCTTGCTCAGGCAATGATCCGTGAAGGCCTTAAGAATGTAACTGCAGGCGCTAACCCAATGGGCATCCGCAAAGGAATCGAAAAAGCAGTTGTTACAGCTGTTGAAGAATTAAAAGCTATTTCTAAGCCAATCGAAAATAAGGAATCTATTGCTCAAGTTGCTGCGATTTCTGCTGCTGACAATGAAGTTGGCCAGCTGATCGCTGAAGCAATGGAGCGCGTTGGCAACGATGGTGTTATCACAATCGAAGAATCTAAAGGATTCACAACTGAGCTTGATGTAGTAGAAGGTATGCAATTCGATCGCGGATACGCTTCTCCATACATGGTTACAGATTCTGATAAGATGGAAGCGGTTCTTGAAAACCCTTATATCCTAATCACTGATAAGAAGATCACAAGCATCCAGGAAATCCTTCCTGTACTTGAGCAAGTTGTACAGCAAGGCAAGCCTTTATTGCTTGTAGCTGAGGATGTTGAAGGTGAAGCGCTTGCTACACTAGTAGTGAATAAGCTTCGCGGAACTTTCAACGCGGTAGCAGTAAAAGCTCCTGGCTTCGGTGACCGCCGCAAAGCTATGCTTGAAGATATCGCGATCCTGACTGGCGGTGAAGTAATCACTGAAGAGTTAGGCCGTGACCTTAAATCTGCTACAATCGACTCTTTAGGACGCGCTTCTAAAGTGGTAGTTACAAAAGAAAACACTACGATCGTTGAAGGTGCTGGAGACAGCGCGCAAATCGGCGGCCGTGTGAACCAAATCCGCACTCAAATGGAAGAAACTACTTCTGAATTTGACCGCGAGAAACTACAAGAGCGCCTGGCTAAGCTAGCTGGCGGTGTGGCAGTGGTTAAAGTTGGTGCTGCTACTGAAACTGAATTGAAAGAGCGCAAGCTTCGCATTGAAGACGCCCTTAACTCTACACGTGCTGCTGTAGAAGAAGGCATCGTTTCCGGTGGTGGTGTTGCCCTTCTAAATGTATACAAAAAAGTGGCTGCTATTCAAGCTGATGGCGATGAAGCTACAGGAATCAACATCGTATTGCGTGCGATGGAAGAGCCTGTACGCACAATTGCACACAATGCAGGACTTGAAGGTTCAGTAATTGTTGACCGCTTAAAGCGCGAAGCAGTTGGAACAGGCTTCAACGCTGCTACTGGCGAGTGGGTAAACATGATCGAAGCTGGTATCGTTGACCCTACTAAAGTAACTCGTTCAGCTCTTCAAAACGCTGGATCTGTTGCAGCTATGTTCTTAACAACTGAAGCAGTAGTTGCTGACAAGCCAGAAGAAAATGCTGGTCCTGCAATGCCTGACATGGGCGGCATGGGTGGAATGGGCGGCATGATGTAA
- the groES gene encoding co-chaperone GroES has product MLKPLGDRIIIELVETEEKTASGIVLPDTAKEKPQEGKVVAVGTGRVLENGERVDLEVADGDRIIFSKYAGTEVKYEGKEYLILRENDILAVIG; this is encoded by the coding sequence TTGTTAAAGCCACTAGGTGATCGAATCATTATCGAGCTTGTTGAAACTGAAGAAAAAACTGCAAGCGGCATCGTACTGCCGGACACTGCTAAAGAGAAGCCTCAAGAAGGTAAAGTTGTAGCTGTGGGAACTGGCCGCGTTCTTGAAAATGGCGAGCGTGTTGACCTTGAAGTTGCTGACGGCGACCGTATCATCTTCTCAAAATATGCTGGTACTGAAGTGAAGTACGAAGGCAAAGAATATTTAATTTTACGCGAAAATGACATTCTTGCTGTAATTGGCTAA
- a CDS encoding type II CAAX endopeptidase family protein — protein sequence MKKEYWFIIIAYIAMQLSSLFGVPLVLFIADALGQNPENMQILAVAYWLVISFTVTLIITLLLLRKEMKRGLDRDASSAASSVGWAIGGIFLALIAQATAASIENMIGIEMGSENTQQIIRIIEASPIVILISSVIGPILEEIVFRKIIFGSLHKRFNFFLSALISSVIFALAHFEPEHVLLYSAMGFTFAFLYVKTKRIIVPIFAHVAMNTFVAVVQLNQDNLQKWLKEMENMQSFISFF from the coding sequence TTGAAGAAGGAATATTGGTTTATAATAATAGCTTATATTGCCATGCAGCTGTCCAGTTTATTTGGCGTTCCTCTCGTGTTATTTATTGCAGATGCCCTTGGACAGAATCCCGAAAATATGCAGATCCTGGCTGTAGCCTACTGGCTTGTCATCAGTTTTACGGTTACACTGATCATTACGCTTCTATTATTAAGAAAAGAGATGAAAAGAGGCCTGGATAGGGATGCATCTTCCGCAGCAAGCTCAGTGGGCTGGGCAATTGGAGGCATATTTTTGGCCCTGATTGCTCAAGCTACTGCTGCCAGTATTGAAAATATGATTGGCATTGAAATGGGATCTGAGAATACGCAGCAGATTATCCGGATTATTGAGGCATCGCCAATCGTTATCTTAATCAGTTCGGTCATTGGGCCAATCCTTGAGGAGATTGTCTTTAGAAAAATTATTTTCGGTTCTCTCCATAAGCGCTTCAATTTCTTCCTATCGGCCCTGATCAGCTCAGTCATTTTTGCACTTGCCCATTTTGAGCCTGAACATGTACTGCTGTACTCGGCAATGGGGTTCACCTTTGCTTTCTTATATGTCAAGACAAAGCGGATCATCGTGCCGATTTTTGCCCATGTGGCGATGAACACCTTTGTTGCGGTTGTCCAGCTGAATCAGGATAATTTGCAGAAATGGTTAAAGGAAATGGAAAACATGCAGAGCTTTATCAGCTTTTTCTAA
- a CDS encoding YdiK family protein, protein MRSTPLFSGFIYILLGCLFTFIAIQNIQREETWGFFTYFLILIATFDFGTGLRMVGLHFKMKNKIKK, encoded by the coding sequence ATGAGAAGCACACCTTTGTTTTCAGGCTTTATTTACATCCTTCTCGGATGCCTTTTCACCTTTATAGCCATACAGAATATCCAGCGCGAAGAAACCTGGGGATTCTTTACTTATTTTCTGATCCTAATTGCCACATTCGATTTTGGCACCGGTCTGCGGATGGTTGGCCTGCACTTTAAAATGAAAAATAAAATAAAAAAATGA
- a CDS encoding redox-sensing transcriptional repressor Rex, whose amino-acid sequence MANEPIKIPQATAKRLPLYYRFLKNLHSSGKQRVSSAELSEAVKVDSATIRRDFSYFGALGKKGYGYNVNYLLGFFRKTLDQDELTKVALVGVGNLGTAFLNYNFLKNNNTKIEVAFDVDESKVGTKIGDVPVHHMDDLEEVIINNNIQVAILTVPAPPAQAITDRMVNAKIKGILNFTPARLTVPASIRIHHIDLAVELQSLVYFLKNYPEEM is encoded by the coding sequence ATGGCCAATGAACCAATTAAGATACCGCAGGCAACAGCTAAACGGCTGCCTTTATACTACCGCTTTTTAAAAAACCTTCACTCATCAGGCAAACAAAGAGTCTCTTCAGCAGAATTGAGTGAGGCAGTAAAGGTAGATTCTGCAACAATCCGCCGCGACTTTTCGTACTTTGGTGCGTTAGGGAAAAAAGGATATGGATATAATGTGAATTACCTGCTGGGCTTCTTTCGGAAGACTCTTGACCAGGATGAGCTGACTAAAGTCGCTTTGGTTGGTGTAGGGAATTTAGGAACAGCCTTTCTTAACTATAATTTTCTTAAAAATAATAATACCAAAATAGAAGTAGCCTTTGATGTTGATGAGAGTAAGGTTGGCACAAAAATCGGTGATGTGCCGGTCCATCATATGGATGACCTTGAAGAAGTTATTATCAATAATAATATTCAGGTGGCGATTTTAACCGTGCCGGCACCGCCTGCCCAGGCTATTACCGATCGGATGGTGAATGCGAAAATAAAAGGAATCCTTAATTTTACACCTGCGAGGCTCACTGTACCAGCCTCGATTCGGATTCACCATATCGATCTGGCAGTGGAATTGCAATCACTGGTTTATTTTTTGAAAAACTATCCGGAAGAAATGTAA
- the moaC gene encoding cyclic pyranopterin monophosphate synthase MoaC, giving the protein MADFTHFNQEGRAKMVDVSDKPETARTAIAQSSITLNQEIYEKITSNSMKKGDVLAVAQTAGIMASKKTWDIIPMCHPLPLKGVDILFSWKAEEEEYVLIIIASVKTKGNTGVEMEALTAASVCALTVYDMCKAVDKGMVIGPTFLIEKTGGKNGDFRRN; this is encoded by the coding sequence ATGGCGGATTTTACCCATTTTAATCAAGAGGGCAGGGCAAAAATGGTGGATGTCAGCGATAAACCTGAGACGGCAAGAACAGCCATTGCTCAATCAAGTATTACTTTAAATCAGGAGATATACGAGAAGATAACATCCAACTCTATGAAAAAAGGGGATGTACTCGCTGTTGCACAAACTGCAGGCATTATGGCGAGCAAGAAAACATGGGACATTATACCGATGTGCCATCCGCTGCCGCTTAAGGGCGTGGACATTTTATTTTCATGGAAGGCGGAGGAAGAAGAGTATGTCCTGATCATAATTGCTTCTGTAAAAACGAAGGGAAATACGGGTGTGGAAATGGAAGCGTTAACAGCAGCTTCTGTCTGTGCGCTGACCGTTTATGACATGTGCAAGGCTGTAGATAAAGGAATGGTGATTGGGCCAACCTTTTTAATAGAGAAAACAGGCGGAAAAAACGGAGATTTTAGAAGAAATTAA